One genomic window of Meiothermus sp. CFH 77666 includes the following:
- the pyrF gene encoding orotidine-5'-phosphate decarboxylase, whose product MEFVEAVIERPPLVLGVDPRPGLHGQDPLPHIRRYTLQLMEALAVKICAVKFQAAFFEAMGPQAFALMHDLIVAARVLSLPVIVDAKRGDIGSTAEAYARAYLEAYPGSALTVNPYLGSDALEPFFRAAQQTGGAVFVLVKTSNPGSGLFQDLPLASGSTLYRAVADYLAQQAEQQRVGEWSRVAAVVGATYPGQIDEIRGRLPHSLLLLPGLGAQGGEAVRGQGLLNSASRALFYPGGQPNIEDAVRQAERYLATLQ is encoded by the coding sequence ATGGAGTTTGTCGAGGCGGTTATAGAAAGGCCACCCCTGGTGCTGGGGGTGGATCCGCGTCCAGGGCTGCACGGCCAAGACCCCCTACCGCACATCCGCCGCTATACCCTACAGCTCATGGAAGCCCTGGCGGTAAAGATCTGTGCGGTGAAGTTCCAGGCGGCTTTTTTTGAAGCGATGGGGCCTCAAGCTTTCGCCCTGATGCACGACCTGATTGTTGCAGCCCGGGTGCTCTCGCTGCCGGTAATCGTGGATGCCAAGCGCGGCGACATCGGAAGTACGGCCGAAGCGTATGCCAGGGCCTACCTCGAGGCCTACCCCGGCTCGGCCCTGACGGTGAACCCCTATCTGGGCAGCGATGCCCTGGAACCCTTTTTCCGGGCCGCCCAACAAACGGGGGGCGCGGTGTTTGTGCTGGTCAAGACCTCCAATCCGGGCTCCGGGCTTTTCCAGGATTTGCCTCTGGCCAGCGGGAGCACCCTGTACCGGGCCGTGGCAGATTATCTGGCCCAGCAAGCCGAGCAGCAGCGGGTGGGCGAATGGTCGCGCGTGGCGGCTGTGGTGGGGGCGACCTATCCCGGTCAGATTGATGAAATTCGGGGCCGATTGCCGCACTCCCTGCTGCTGTTGCCAGGTTTAGGGGCCCAGGGAGGCGAGGCTGTACGCGGGCAGGGGTTGCTGAACTCGGCCAGCCGGGCGCTCTTTTACCCCGGCGGGCAGCCCAACATAGAGGATGCGGTTCGTCAGGCCGAACGATACCTGGCAACACTGCAGTAG